Proteins from a genomic interval of Pseudomonas versuta:
- a CDS encoding LysR family transcriptional regulator, protein MSSRRPDALAQVSDFDIRLLRIFRSVVECGGFSAAETVLGIGRSAISQQMSDLEQRLGLRLCQRGRAGFSLTEEGREVYQSSLQLLGALESFRTEVNGLHQHLRGELTIGLTDNLVTLPHMRITHALSQLKERGPDVQIHIRMIAPNEVEQGVLDGRLHVGVVPQASALSGLEYQPLYSERSLLYCAVGHPLFYVDDRQLADQRLNEQDAIAPTFRLPSEIQAHYQALNCTASASDREGMAFLILTGRYIGYLPDHYASLWVQQGRLRALKANTRFYDLSLASVTRKGRRPHLVLESFLESLEATR, encoded by the coding sequence ATGAGCAGCCGTCGCCCTGATGCACTGGCCCAAGTCAGCGACTTTGATATTCGCTTGCTACGCATTTTTCGCAGTGTCGTGGAATGCGGAGGCTTTTCGGCGGCCGAAACCGTGCTCGGGATCGGCCGCTCGGCCATCAGCCAGCAGATGAGCGATCTGGAACAGCGCTTGGGTTTACGCCTATGTCAGCGTGGGCGAGCGGGGTTTTCTCTGACAGAAGAAGGCCGTGAGGTTTATCAGTCATCGCTACAGTTGCTGGGTGCACTCGAAAGCTTTCGTACCGAGGTCAACGGCCTGCATCAGCACCTGCGCGGTGAACTGACAATCGGGCTGACCGACAACCTGGTCACCCTGCCCCACATGCGGATCACCCATGCCCTGTCCCAACTCAAGGAGCGCGGGCCCGACGTACAAATTCACATTCGAATGATCGCCCCCAATGAAGTCGAGCAAGGTGTGCTGGATGGTCGCTTGCATGTAGGTGTCGTACCCCAGGCCAGTGCATTGTCCGGGCTTGAATACCAACCGCTGTACAGCGAGCGCTCACTGCTCTATTGCGCTGTAGGCCACCCATTGTTTTATGTTGATGATCGGCAACTGGCCGACCAGCGACTCAACGAACAGGATGCAATTGCCCCGACTTTCCGCCTGCCGTCCGAGATTCAGGCGCACTACCAGGCACTTAACTGCACCGCCAGCGCTTCAGATCGCGAAGGCATGGCCTTTTTGATTCTGACCGGGCGCTACATCGGTTATTTGCCCGATCACTACGCCAGCCTGTGGGTTCAACAAGGCCGCCTTCGGGCCCTGAAAGCCAACACGCGGTTCTATGACTTGAGCCTGGCCTCCGTTACCCGCAAAGGTCGACGCCCGCATCTGGTGCTGGAAAGTTTCCTTGAGAGCCTCGAAGCGACGCGCTAA